A region from the Medicago truncatula cultivar Jemalong A17 chromosome 6, MtrunA17r5.0-ANR, whole genome shotgun sequence genome encodes:
- the LOC11426889 gene encoding ABC transporter C family member 8, with protein MVYFENTIGYEGDFSWICMKDFDFTSFCSLWSAIDTINILFVCAYYTSLAISLTRTTSANKSQTKSWIFSLVSICCAFTSIAYFATGFWNLLDKTGNSKDLSWLACIIRGIIWISITVSLLVQQVKWIQILNSVWWASSCVLVSALNIDILFKGHAIQTFDITIWLVHCLLLLCSYKNLGYLGTHSVPECLYSEPLLAQKCETKQTGLSNATLLSKLVFSWVNSLLSLGYSKPLALEDIPTLVSEDEANTAYQNFVHEWESLGRKRSKNSTKNLVLWSIVKTYLQENILIAFYALLRTISVVVLPLILYAFVNYSSRTEGNLREGLSIVGFLILTKLVESFSQRHWFFNSRRLGMKMRSALMVAVYEKQLKLSSSGKIRHSAGEIVNYIAVDAYRMGEFPWWFHITWTCILQLVLSIAVLFGVVGIGALPGLVPLVICGLLNVPFARILQNCQSQFMIAQDERLRSTSEILNSMKIIKLQSWEEKFKNLVESLRDKEFVWLSKSQILKASSSFLFWMSPTIISSVVFLGCAISNSAPLNAQTIFTVLATLKSMGDPVKMIPEALSILIQVKVSFDRLNNFLLDEELHNDDNSEKHIKHCSSNVVEIQAGNFTWDLESVSPTLTDVNLEIKRGQKIAVCGPVGAGKSSLLYAILGEIPNIQGTVNVGGTLAYVSQSSWIQSGTVRDNILFGKPMNKARYENAIKACALDEDINDLSHGDLTEIGQRGINLSGGQKQRIQLARAVYNDADIYLLDDPFSAVDAHTAAILFNDCIMTALREKTVILVTHQVEFLSKVVDRILVMEDGKVIQSGSYENLLIAGTAFEQLVNAHKDALTELNQDNKNQGSSEHDVLVNPQESHSVKEISTRGQLTKEEEKEIGDVGWKPFWDYISYSKGSLMLCFIVLAQSAFMALQTASSFWLAIAIEIPKVTSANLIGVYSLISFTGVMFVYIRSYLMARLGLNASIAYFSSFTTAIFNSPMMFFDSTPVGRILTRASSDLSILDFDMPHAVHFALSVAIEVLVIICIMASVTWQVLIVAVPAMVASIFIQHYYQATARELMRINGTTKAPVMNFAAETSLGVVTIRAFNMVDRLMKYYLKLVDTDATLFFHSNVAMEWMVIRIEALQTLTVITAALLLILLPHGYVSPGLVGLSLSYAFNLTGAQIFWTRWFSTLSNNIISVERIKQFIDIPAEPPAIMEDNRPPSPWPSKGRIEVQGLEIRYRPNAPLVLKGITCTFNEGSRVGVVGRTGSGKSTLISALFRLVEPSRGDIIIDGINICSIGLKDLRMKLSIIPQEPTLFKGSIRTNLDPLGLYTDNEIWKALEKCHLKETISRLPSLLDSSVSDEGGNWSLGQRQLFCLGRVLLKRNKILVLDEATASIDSATDAILQRVIRQEFAECTVITIAHRIPTVIDSDMVMILSYGKLVEYDEPSKLMETNSSFSKLVAEYWSSYKKSSIPNTSIQKQ; from the exons CATGGATATGtatgaaggattttgatttcaCTTCTTTTTGTTCTCTATGGAGTGCAATAGACACTATCAATATACTTTTTGTCTGCGCCTACTACACGTCCTTGGCTATCAGTTTAACCAGAACAACTTCCGCAAATAAGAGCCAGacaaaaagttggattttctcaCTTGTCTCAATCTGTTGTGCTTTTACTAGCATTGCATATTTTGCCACTGGATTTTGGAATCTCTTAGACAAAACTGGTAACTCTAAGGATCTAAGCTGGTTAGCTTGCATTATCAGAGGAATCATTTGGATATCTATAACAGTTTCTTTGCTTGTTCAGCAAGTCAAATGGATTCAAATACTAAACTCTGTCTGGTGGGCATCTTCATGTGTATTGGTTTCAGCTCTCAACATCGACATTTTGTTCAAAGGTCATGCTATTCAAACTTTTGATATCACAATATGGCTTGTACACTGTCTTCTTCTACTTTGTTCCTACAAAAATCTTGGTTATTTAGGAACTCATAGTGTCCCAGAATGTTTATATTCCGAGCCACTACTAGCTCAGAAATGTGAAACAAAACAAACGGGACTAAGCAATGCTACCTTGCTCAGCAAGTTAGTTTTCTCTTGGGTTAACTCTTTGCTTAGTTTAGGATACTCAAAGCCACTAGCTCTTGAAGACATACCTACCCTTGTTTCTGAAGATGAAGCAAACACTGCGTATCAAAATTTTGTGCATGAATGGGAGTCTCTTGGAAGGAAGAGGAGTAAGAACAGTACAAAAAATTTGGTTCTTTGGTCTATAGTTAAAACTTACTTACAAGAAAACATATTAATAGCATTCTATGCACTACTCAGAACTATTTCTGTTGTAGTTTTACCTCTAATTCTCTATGCTTTTGTTAACTACTCAAGTAGAACCGAGGGAAATCTCAGAGAAGGTCTTTCCATAGTTGGTTTTCTGATTCTCACCAAATTAGTCGAGTCTTTTTCCCAGAGACATTGGTTTTTTAACTCAAGGAGGTTAGGAATGAAAATGAGATCAGCTCTGATGGTGGCAGTTTATGAGAAGCAGCTAAAGCTTTCTAGCTCGGGAAAGATAAGACACTCGGCCGGTGAAATTGTGAATTACATTGCAGTTGATGCATATAGAATGGGAGAATTTCCATGGTGGTTTCATATAACATGGACTTGTATACTACAACTTGTTCTGTCCATTGCTGTCCTTTTCGGTGTTGTTGGTATTGGTGCTCTTCCTGGTTTAGTCCCTCTTGTTATATGTGGACTTCTCAACGTACCATTTGCAAGGATCCTACAAAATTGTCAGTCACAGTTTATGATTGCACAGGACGAACGTCTTAGATCAACTTCCGAGATTCTAAATAGTATGAAGATCATTAAGTTACAATCATGGGAAGAAAAATTTAAGAACTTAGTTGAGTCCTTACGCGATAAAGAGTTTGTATGGTTGTCTAAGTCGCAGATCCTGAAAGCTTCTAGttcatttcttttttggatGTCTCCTACAATTATATCATCTGTTGTTTTCCTTGGATGTGCTATTTCCAATAGCGCACCATTGAATGCTCAAACCATTTTCACAGTTCTTGCAACATTGAAAAGCATGGGAGATCCTGTTAAAATGATTCCAGAAGCTCTATCGATTTTGATTCAAGTTAAGGTTTCCTTTGATCGTCTTAATAACTTTTTGCTTGATGAAGAACTTCACAATGATGATAATAGTGAAAAACACATAAAGCATTGTTCATCTAATGTCGTGGAAATTCAAGCTGGCAACTTCACTTGGGATCTTGAATCTGTGTCCCCAACTTTAACAGAtgttaatttagaaataaaacgGGGACAGAAAATAGCAGTTTGTGGACCGGTTGGAGCTGGAAAATCGTCTCTTCTGTATGCAATACTCGGAGAGATTCCAAATATTCAAGGAACT GTTAATGTAGGTGGCACTCTTGCCTATGTTTCTCAATCTTCATGGATACAAAGTGGAACCGTTCGAGATAATATACTCTTTGGCAAGCCAATGAACAAAGCAAGATATGAGAATGCTATTAAAGCTTGTGCCTTGGACGAAGATATCAATGATTTGAGTCATGGTGATCTTACAGAAATAGGTCAAAGAGGGATTAACCTAAGTGGAGGACAAAAGCAAAGGATTCAACTAGCTCGAGCAGTTTACAACGATGCTGATATCTATCTCCTTGATGACCCTTTCAGCGCAGTTGACGCGCACACTGCTGCTATTCTGTTCAAT GACTGCATTATGACTGCTCTAAGAGAGAAAACAGTCATTCTTGTGACACATCAAGTGGAGTTTCTCTCAAAAGTTGTTGATAGAATATTG GTAATGGAGGATGGAAAAGTTATTCAATCAGGTAGTTATGAGAATCTCCTAATAGCTGGGACAGCCTTTGAACAACTTGTGAACGCGCACAAAGACGCACTTACTGAGTTGAATCAAGATAACAAAAACCAAGGAAGTTCGGAACATGATGTCTTGGTTAATCCACAAGAGTCTCATAGTGTGAAAGAGATTTCTACCAGAGGTCAACTTacaaaagaggaagaaaaagagATTGGTGATGTTGGCTGGAAGCCATTCTGGGATTATATATCTTATTCCAAGGGATCATTGATGCTGTGTTTTATTGTGTTAGCACAATCTGCTTTTATGGCTTTGCAGACTGCATCATCCTTTTGGCTTGCTATTGCGATCGAAATTCCAAAAGTAACGAGTGCCAACTTGATTGgagtttattcattaatttctTTCACTGGTGTTATGTTTGTATATATAAGGTCTTACTTGATGGCGCGTCTCGGATTAAATGCTTCTATTGCCTACTTCTCTAGCTTCACTACAGCTATCTTCAATTCTCCAATGATGTTCTTCGATTCTACGCCGGTTGGAAGGATTTTAACCCGA GCTTCATCAGATTTGAGTATTTTGGACTTTGATATGCCTCATGCCGTCCACTTTGCCTTATCAGTAGCAATTGAAGTTCTGGTAATAATTTGCATAATGGCTTCAGTCACATGGCAAGTTCTAATTGTTGCTGTTCCGGCAATGGTGGCATCGATATTCATTCAG CATTATTATCAAGCAACTGCAAGGGAACTAATGCGGATCAACGGAACCACCAAAGCACCAGTCATGAATTTTGCAGCTGAGACATCACTTGGAGTGGTTACTATAAGAGCATTCAACATGGTAGACAGACTTATGAAATACTACTTAAAACTTGTCGACACAGATGCTACGCTGTTCTTTCATTCTAATGTTGCCATGGAGTGGATGGTTATAAGGATTGAGGCACTTCAAACTTTGACAGTTATCACTGCAGCATTGTTGCTTATTCTACTTCCTCATGGATATGTGTCTCCAG GACTTGTGGGACTGTCTCTTTCGTATGCTTTTAATTTGACAGGAGCCCAGATATTTTGGACTAGATGGTTTTCCACCTTATCAAACAACATAATCTCGGTTGAAAGAATCAAGCAGTTCATCGACATTCCAGCCGAACCTCCTGCCATTATGGAGGATAACCGACCGCCATCTCCATGGCCTTCCAAGGGTAGGATTGAAGTTCAAGGCTTAGAG ATTAGATACCGTCCAAATGCACCATTAGTCCTTAAGGGAATCACTTGTACATTTAATGAAGGGAGTAGGGTAGGAGTTGTTGGAAGGACTGGAAGTGGAAAAAGTACACTTATAAGTGCTTTGTTTCGCTTAGTTGAGCCTTCGAGAGGTGATATTATCATAGATGGGATTAACATATGCTCGATCGGGTTGAAAGATTTGAGAATGAAGCTAAGCATCATTCCTCAAGAACCAACACTTTTCAAGGGCAGCATTAGGACAAACCTTGACCCTTTAGGCCTATACACAGATAATGAAATATGGAAG GCTTTGGAGAAATGTCACCTCAAGGAAACAATCAGCAGGCTACCAAGTCTCTTGGACTCTTCTG TGAGTGATGAAGGTGGAAATTGGAGCTTAGGGCAGCGCCAACTGTTTTGTCTTGGAAGAGTACTACTCAAGAGGAACAAAATTTTAGTTCTAGATGAAGCTACAGCCTCCATTGACTCTGCCACAGATGCCATTCTACAAAGAGTAATTAGACAAGAATTTGCAGAATGCACTGTAATAACCATTGCTCACAGAATTCCAACTGTAATAGACAGTGACATGGTCATGATCCTATCTTATG GGAAACTGGTGGAATATGATGAGCCTTCAAAGCTAATGGAAACCAACTCTTCATTCTCTAAGCTGGTAGCTGAGTATTGGTCTAGCTACAAGAAGAGTTCCATCCCAAACACTAGCATACAGAAACAATGA